Proteins co-encoded in one Spirosoma endbachense genomic window:
- a CDS encoding SDR family oxidoreductase — protein MNNLQDKIIFITGASGGIGKATALALLEEGAKVFDFSRTHQLADEISHENLRSFRGDVSQEADVQAGFAACIAAFGTVDVLINNAGIGLTTPDLSVAELDAFEQMMNINVRGVFLCNREALKLMKPRQTGHIVTVISMGGQRTNPTAPVYCASKFGARGLSSGLADQVLKEGIRVTDVNPGPTDSNYWGDRKVAREKFLKVEDVARVIVFVLNQPEYIIIREINFDNMKFLAQ, from the coding sequence ATGAACAACCTTCAGGATAAAATTATTTTCATAACCGGCGCATCGGGGGGCATTGGTAAAGCGACGGCTCTGGCGCTGCTCGAAGAGGGGGCGAAGGTGTTTGACTTTAGCCGGACCCATCAACTGGCCGACGAAATCAGCCATGAAAACCTGCGGTCATTTCGGGGCGATGTTAGCCAGGAAGCCGACGTGCAGGCAGGCTTTGCGGCTTGCATAGCTGCCTTCGGAACCGTCGATGTGCTGATTAACAACGCGGGTATTGGCCTCACAACGCCAGATCTGTCGGTAGCGGAACTGGATGCTTTTGAGCAAATGATGAACATCAATGTGCGGGGCGTTTTTCTGTGTAATCGGGAAGCCCTTAAGCTGATGAAACCGCGCCAGACCGGCCATATTGTAACGGTCATTTCTATGGGCGGCCAACGCACTAACCCCACGGCTCCCGTCTATTGCGCGTCAAAATTCGGCGCGCGCGGATTGAGCAGTGGCTTAGCCGATCAGGTATTGAAAGAGGGGATTCGGGTCACTGACGTGAATCCGGGTCCAACAGACAGCAACTACTGGGGCGACCGGAAAGTGGCCCGCGAGAAGTTTCTGAAGGTTGAGGACGTGGCTCGCGTCATTGTATTTGTGCTCAACCAACCGGAGTACATCATCATTCGGGAAATCAATTTTGATAACATGAAATTTCTGGCACAATAA
- a CDS encoding RraA family protein, translating into MEVITNSYPIRKVEVNYDWQEIQTRYLRLYAGLVSDALEHLGYHQQCMASGIYPLTSVMKVAGPAFTAHGIATPSRDEKVHDIRLGMFKSMTPGIVQIRDTQGDLSCGHFGEISATAAAAHGCVGAVIDGSTRDSNYLIDMNFPTFCRFRNPVEAFGRFMVVDYQIPIFVKGMDGLLKVNPGDYIFGDNDGVVVVPQELTIQVLELAEEWFASESQSRQAMATGRDPFDVYKEFGRF; encoded by the coding sequence ATGGAAGTTATCACGAATTCGTATCCTATTCGGAAAGTAGAGGTAAATTATGATTGGCAAGAAATTCAGACCCGATACCTCCGATTGTATGCGGGACTCGTATCCGACGCACTCGAACATCTTGGTTATCATCAACAATGCATGGCCAGCGGCATTTACCCGCTCACCAGTGTCATGAAAGTTGCTGGTCCGGCTTTTACCGCCCACGGCATTGCCACGCCCAGCCGCGACGAGAAAGTCCATGATATTCGGCTGGGTATGTTCAAAAGTATGACGCCGGGCATTGTGCAGATACGGGATACGCAGGGAGATCTGTCATGTGGGCATTTTGGTGAAATCTCGGCTACGGCCGCGGCCGCTCATGGATGCGTGGGAGCCGTAATAGACGGATCAACCCGCGACTCTAACTACCTGATCGACATGAACTTCCCTACATTCTGCCGGTTTCGCAATCCCGTCGAAGCATTCGGCCGATTCATGGTCGTTGATTACCAGATTCCGATTTTCGTAAAAGGGATGGACGGCTTATTGAAAGTAAATCCGGGCGACTATATTTTCGGTGATAACGATGGGGTTGTCGTGGTACCTCAGGAACTGACGATACAAGTGCTGGAACTGGCCGAAGAATGGTTTGCCAGCGAATCGCAGAGCCGTCAGGCTATGGCCACCGGACGAGATCCATTTGATGTCTATAAAGAGTTTGGCCGTTTTTAA
- a CDS encoding heparinase II/III domain-containing protein has translation MEAVETSSLFLTDAEKAVIITSQDPVLLAFREALRLRVTERLRTTGLQAENPVLGWWYPCAEHLSDAAMQYALEPTDTVATWLRNTTLHMARLPTSDWVGPWFRDHTEPFTGHLETAHICWGMSAVVSLAPDIFTVSEQAELRENIYEKGVILCRRWLRKNSHLGNWRGIMASGAVVASAALDNDELIAEFTPEVARMAQAFQPDGSYGESLQYGNYLANALMLTYESLIRNYPAYARQLTIDAYGRGMAWTAQSMLYRKPMANRSEASASGYFWGEEPRARAVNFNDSAALFRPSGDLLLHIAARYDEPAQAGLARWLFRKYYEPAPTQGPHDLATFGMLNDWGFLTLPLLAKACAPLSPSVAKLPLTVSYSNGNTFVRDAWDGKSVLAIQAGNNDGVYAPGHLQGDLNSFVLTYNQERLLVDPGHSCYRNLIHGLESASQTHNTCTFLIEQDTLGLQEDLAKTKLLEQRNVLSRRVIHADGTLGMPVERGGRLVTVQREGEVSLVISEVADSYGKPIQEFTRSWIQVGEHVTLVFDRIRASTPVRTVWNWLINNRDGQSVSQIEGNTLTIGRHQAGLKLWHMGEATLAAPVYAYLHDAYHPEPAQPGEGRSGSGLLFRHTAAQKATSVSSLHVIVADDVATIDDWTVTKTEQALEISKPGLTIHLSGTYDDALSLTLKSNGTTYLIRDCELTTNL, from the coding sequence ATGGAGGCCGTTGAAACATCAAGCCTGTTCCTGACGGATGCCGAAAAAGCGGTTATCATAACGAGCCAGGACCCGGTGTTGCTCGCCTTTCGAGAGGCCCTGCGGTTGCGGGTTACCGAGCGATTGCGCACAACTGGTTTGCAGGCTGAAAATCCCGTTTTGGGATGGTGGTATCCGTGTGCGGAACACTTGTCGGATGCCGCGATGCAGTATGCCCTTGAACCAACCGATACAGTGGCGACCTGGCTTCGGAATACGACGCTGCACATGGCCCGCCTACCTACCTCCGACTGGGTTGGGCCGTGGTTTCGGGATCATACTGAACCATTTACGGGGCATCTGGAAACAGCGCACATTTGCTGGGGTATGTCAGCCGTCGTAAGCCTGGCTCCTGACATTTTTACGGTCAGCGAACAAGCCGAACTTCGCGAGAATATCTACGAAAAAGGCGTGATATTATGCCGTCGCTGGCTTCGGAAAAATAGCCATCTGGGCAATTGGCGGGGTATTATGGCGTCTGGAGCGGTCGTTGCATCGGCAGCTCTGGATAATGACGAATTGATTGCGGAGTTTACGCCCGAAGTGGCCCGAATGGCGCAGGCTTTTCAACCCGATGGTTCATACGGCGAGTCATTGCAGTATGGAAACTACCTGGCCAACGCCCTGATGTTGACCTATGAATCGCTGATTCGGAACTATCCGGCCTATGCCCGGCAACTGACTATTGATGCCTACGGGCGGGGTATGGCCTGGACGGCTCAAAGCATGCTGTATCGGAAACCAATGGCTAACCGGAGCGAAGCCTCCGCTTCAGGATACTTTTGGGGGGAAGAACCAAGGGCCAGAGCCGTAAACTTCAATGATTCAGCGGCTTTGTTTCGGCCTTCCGGCGACCTGCTGCTGCATATTGCTGCCCGATATGACGAGCCGGCACAAGCTGGACTTGCCCGCTGGTTATTCCGGAAATATTACGAACCTGCCCCAACGCAGGGACCGCATGATCTGGCAACATTTGGTATGCTCAACGACTGGGGTTTCCTGACGCTGCCCTTGCTGGCAAAAGCCTGTGCCCCACTTTCTCCTTCAGTGGCTAAGTTGCCGCTGACGGTTAGCTATTCAAATGGCAACACCTTCGTGCGGGATGCCTGGGATGGGAAATCAGTGCTGGCCATTCAGGCTGGTAATAACGATGGCGTATATGCACCTGGTCACCTGCAGGGCGATTTAAACAGCTTTGTACTGACTTACAATCAGGAACGTCTGCTGGTCGATCCGGGCCATAGCTGTTACCGAAATCTGATTCATGGCCTGGAGAGTGCCAGCCAGACCCATAACACCTGTACGTTTCTGATCGAACAGGATACATTGGGCTTGCAGGAAGATCTGGCAAAAACCAAACTGCTGGAACAACGAAATGTATTGTCCCGGCGAGTCATTCATGCCGATGGAACGTTGGGCATGCCGGTGGAACGGGGAGGCCGTTTGGTGACTGTTCAGCGGGAAGGGGAGGTATCGCTGGTTATCTCGGAAGTAGCCGATTCTTACGGAAAACCCATTCAGGAGTTTACGAGGAGCTGGATTCAGGTGGGCGAACACGTTACGCTGGTGTTTGACCGAATTCGGGCAAGCACTCCCGTCCGCACCGTCTGGAACTGGCTGATCAATAACCGGGATGGTCAATCGGTCAGTCAGATCGAAGGCAATACCCTGACGATCGGCCGCCATCAGGCCGGTTTGAAGCTGTGGCATATGGGCGAAGCAACTCTGGCGGCCCCCGTGTATGCCTATCTGCATGATGCCTACCATCCCGAACCAGCCCAGCCGGGAGAGGGACGATCCGGAAGCGGGTTGCTGTTTCGCCATACTGCTGCGCAAAAGGCAACGTCTGTCAGTAGCCTGCATGTTATTGTGGCAGATGATGTGGCCACTATCGATGACTGGACGGTGACGAAAACGGAACAAGCCTTAGAAATTAGTAAGCCCGGCCTAACCATTCATCTGTCCGGTACGTATGACGACGCCTTATCGCTCACCCTGAAAAGTAATGGAACCACCTATTTAATCAGAGACTGCGAATTAACCACCAACTTATGA
- a CDS encoding zinc-dependent alcohol dehydrogenase: MKAAYYTGNQQFVVKETTPEPLYPGMVRLKVAYCGVCGTDVHIYHGKMDQRVRMPQVIGHEVSGEIAEIGAGVTGWKVGDRVAVRPLQPGIEDPSDNGQRHIGKNLKFIGIDTSGGMQAYWNVPAYTLHRLPDNLSLQLGALAEPLAVACHDVRMSQLKSGENAIIIGGGPIGLLIALVARNRGANILISEPNPTRLALCRSLAIPAVNPLDDDLTKKVETFTNGAMADVVFEVSGVAAGVQTMTQLVRARGRIVMVAIHSEPKTIDLFRFFWRELQLIGARVYEPEDFDEAIELAASGKLPLDQLVTQISPLDEIQRVFETIDNNPAGMKYLLKCAEL; the protein is encoded by the coding sequence ATGAAAGCGGCTTATTACACCGGAAATCAACAATTTGTCGTAAAGGAAACGACCCCCGAGCCACTTTATCCAGGTATGGTTCGGCTGAAGGTCGCTTACTGTGGCGTTTGCGGAACGGATGTCCATATCTATCATGGCAAAATGGACCAGCGGGTACGAATGCCTCAGGTTATTGGGCATGAGGTTTCGGGTGAGATTGCGGAGATCGGAGCGGGGGTCACTGGCTGGAAGGTTGGTGATCGGGTGGCGGTTCGGCCTTTGCAGCCGGGCATCGAAGACCCGTCTGACAATGGGCAGCGACACATCGGCAAGAACCTGAAATTTATTGGTATCGATACGTCGGGTGGGATGCAGGCATATTGGAATGTTCCTGCGTATACACTTCACCGGTTGCCCGATAATTTATCGCTGCAACTGGGAGCACTTGCCGAACCGCTGGCCGTAGCCTGTCATGATGTTCGGATGAGCCAGTTAAAATCCGGCGAAAATGCGATCATTATTGGTGGCGGGCCAATTGGTCTTCTAATTGCGCTGGTGGCCCGAAATAGAGGAGCCAATATCCTGATTTCAGAGCCAAACCCAACCCGTCTGGCGTTGTGCCGGTCGTTGGCTATTCCGGCAGTTAATCCGCTGGACGATGATCTGACGAAGAAAGTAGAAACGTTCACCAATGGGGCAATGGCTGATGTTGTCTTTGAGGTATCGGGCGTGGCCGCTGGCGTACAAACCATGACACAACTGGTTCGGGCGCGCGGGCGAATCGTGATGGTAGCGATTCATAGTGAACCGAAAACGATCGATCTGTTTCGCTTTTTCTGGCGGGAATTGCAACTCATCGGAGCACGCGTCTACGAACCGGAAGATTTCGACGAAGCGATTGAGCTGGCTGCATCCGGAAAATTACCCCTCGATCAGCTTGTTACACAAATTTCGCCCCTGGACGAGATTCAGCGCGTATTCGAAACAATCGACAATAATCCGGCCGGAATGAAATATTTACTCAAATGTGCTGAATTATAG
- a CDS encoding VOC family protein, whose translation MTDSLFLGVDHPAVAANDVEALADWYCRVLGYQRWFRHQKPVWMLLAPDQTLLEIMPKDQTARPERTTWTPGWSHVALRVTNIDSAIAHLNEHHIVWGGELTNAIGGGRVRNFFDPDGNMLQILERPLPIQSY comes from the coding sequence ATGACCGATTCCTTATTCCTGGGTGTAGACCATCCTGCCGTGGCCGCCAATGATGTAGAGGCATTGGCCGATTGGTATTGCCGTGTATTGGGCTACCAACGCTGGTTTCGTCATCAAAAGCCAGTCTGGATGCTTTTAGCCCCCGACCAGACGCTTCTGGAAATTATGCCCAAAGACCAAACGGCCCGTCCTGAGCGCACGACCTGGACACCCGGCTGGTCGCATGTGGCGTTGCGGGTAACCAATATTGACAGCGCCATTGCCCATTTAAATGAACATCACATTGTCTGGGGTGGTGAGCTAACGAATGCCATTGGCGGAGGTCGTGTTCGTAATTTTTTTGACCCAGACGGAAACATGCTTCAAATTCTGGAACGCCCGTTACCGATTCAATCCTATTAA
- a CDS encoding sodium:solute symporter family transporter, translated as MQTLQQLDYWAIAIYMLLMAGIGLFLGKFVKNIGDYFKGGNAIPWVSGAISNFMTKFSTFIFVAYAGIAYQHGFVALTLIWSTVLPALLGVAIFAKRWRRAGIMTPMEFLETRFNAPVRQTFSWMGVLFKILDNMVRLYALGLFVKAATGLSLEASILACGIIVALYTVVGGLWAVVVTDVVQFIILIVATLILVPLTIQAAGGLPRMIATIPEHFTWFNGPKGMPLYLMVYYLMILVKYSGNWTFIQRFYSVRDERASQKQGLLTAVFFFLFPIIFLFPSIAAKALIPNLENPEMAYVSVCLKLLPEGIMGLMVAAMFAATMSVLSGEYNVTAGVLTRDIYQRLFNANAADKEMLWVGRLMTLVLGALVTIGALYVGGFGGAFEANKLFTGLFAIPMTLPLVLGIVLKRPQPWGALATLLVGMGLGLILNTMPQVSWEWATLIEIIACVLVFLLSGALISPTEGYRQRVETFFRRLSTPLTEAEKPAENPVFMQIMNRLYAVALVVTGALFMVMSLPSIDETSGRVALGAGLLCLLLSGLMWYRTRKMPPVSEPVEFNKTKQIIEN; from the coding sequence GTGCAAACCCTTCAACAATTAGACTACTGGGCCATTGCCATTTATATGCTGCTGATGGCGGGCATCGGGCTGTTTCTGGGCAAGTTTGTCAAGAATATCGGCGATTATTTCAAAGGGGGCAATGCCATCCCATGGGTGTCGGGAGCGATCAGCAACTTTATGACCAAGTTCAGTACGTTCATCTTCGTCGCCTATGCCGGCATTGCGTACCAGCACGGTTTTGTCGCCTTAACCCTCATCTGGAGTACGGTGCTGCCTGCACTGCTGGGTGTAGCCATTTTTGCCAAACGCTGGCGCCGGGCGGGCATTATGACCCCCATGGAATTTCTGGAAACCCGTTTCAACGCGCCGGTACGCCAGACGTTTTCCTGGATGGGCGTACTCTTCAAAATTCTGGACAACATGGTGCGGTTGTATGCGCTCGGTCTGTTCGTAAAAGCCGCAACGGGTCTTTCGCTGGAAGCCTCCATTCTGGCCTGTGGAATTATTGTCGCTTTATACACCGTAGTAGGTGGTTTATGGGCGGTTGTGGTTACCGATGTGGTTCAGTTCATTATCCTGATCGTTGCTACACTGATTCTGGTGCCGCTAACCATTCAGGCCGCTGGTGGATTACCCCGGATGATCGCGACCATTCCCGAGCACTTTACCTGGTTCAACGGACCGAAAGGCATGCCGCTGTATCTGATGGTGTATTATCTGATGATTCTGGTCAAATACAGCGGCAACTGGACGTTTATCCAGCGCTTTTACAGCGTTCGCGATGAGCGCGCGAGCCAGAAACAAGGCCTGTTGACCGCTGTTTTCTTCTTTTTGTTTCCAATCATTTTTCTATTCCCATCCATTGCCGCCAAAGCCCTGATCCCCAATCTGGAAAACCCGGAAATGGCTTACGTTAGCGTTTGTCTGAAGCTGTTGCCGGAAGGGATTATGGGCTTGATGGTGGCGGCCATGTTTGCGGCTACGATGTCTGTGCTGAGTGGCGAATACAACGTAACGGCGGGCGTTTTGACCCGCGATATTTACCAGCGACTGTTTAACGCGAATGCGGCCGACAAAGAAATGCTTTGGGTGGGTCGGTTGATGACCCTGGTATTGGGTGCACTGGTAACGATCGGGGCGTTGTATGTAGGCGGTTTTGGCGGGGCCTTTGAAGCCAATAAACTGTTTACCGGGCTGTTTGCCATTCCAATGACGCTACCGCTGGTGCTGGGGATTGTTCTGAAGCGCCCGCAACCCTGGGGGGCTTTGGCTACGTTGCTGGTTGGCATGGGTTTGGGCCTGATTTTAAACACCATGCCCCAGGTATCGTGGGAGTGGGCGACCCTTATTGAAATCATTGCCTGTGTGCTCGTTTTCCTGCTTTCGGGGGCGCTGATCTCCCCAACAGAAGGGTACCGTCAACGGGTCGAAACATTCTTCCGGCGGTTAAGTACGCCATTAACCGAAGCCGAGAAACCCGCCGAAAATCCCGTATTCATGCAGATTATGAATCGATTGTATGCGGTGGCACTGGTTGTGACGGGGGCATTATTCATGGTGATGAGCTTGCCCTCCATTGATGAAACCAGTGGCCGGGTGGCTTTAGGTGCCGGACTTCTTTGCCTTTTACTTTCTGGATTAATGTGGTATCGAACCCGGAAAATGCCACCCGTTTCTGAACCCGTTGAATTCAACAAAACCAAGCAAATTATTGAAAACTAA
- a CDS encoding RraA family protein, whose protein sequence is MNSNGKHHIDRQLPTPPFPIPVSEMRERYLQLYTGAVNDVLRFNYKMHSASLPSCYAPLREKMKMAGMAFTVKGGPDITTDGEFEMRAQMLEDLHENSVVVWDCTGDTVTSQWGEVMTMAAVRAGCRGALVNGIRDTQAIVDLDFPVFYKYKTSTGMLGRFRMYYYQKPIQIGEVIIQPGDWIFGDIDGAIAIPQAIAYDVLVAAEKIVFKEAGIKEMVESGMKPTDVVKNGGYF, encoded by the coding sequence ATGAACTCGAACGGAAAACACCACATAGACAGGCAACTTCCCACTCCGCCTTTCCCCATTCCAGTATCGGAAATGCGGGAACGCTATTTGCAACTCTACACCGGAGCCGTGAACGACGTATTGCGGTTCAACTACAAGATGCATTCTGCCAGCCTGCCATCCTGTTATGCTCCCCTTCGGGAGAAAATGAAAATGGCGGGTATGGCTTTCACGGTTAAGGGCGGCCCTGATATTACGACCGATGGTGAATTTGAAATGCGGGCACAAATGCTCGAAGATCTGCATGAAAATTCAGTTGTCGTTTGGGATTGTACGGGCGACACCGTAACCTCGCAATGGGGTGAAGTGATGACGATGGCCGCCGTTCGGGCGGGTTGTCGTGGAGCACTGGTCAACGGCATTCGGGATACACAGGCGATTGTGGATCTGGATTTTCCGGTGTTCTATAAATACAAAACAAGTACGGGGATGCTCGGTCGGTTCCGGATGTATTACTATCAGAAACCCATCCAGATCGGCGAAGTGATCATTCAGCCCGGCGACTGGATATTTGGGGATATTGACGGAGCTATCGCGATTCCGCAGGCCATCGCCTACGATGTGCTGGTCGCGGCCGAAAAGATCGTCTTTAAAGAAGCAGGCATCAAAGAAATGGTCGAGAGCGGCATGAAGCCAACGGATGTGGTCAAAAATGGCGGCTATTTCTGA
- a CDS encoding glycoside hydrolase family 28 protein, which translates to MKPEHTKSKSKSTKMNRLLTILFAWLLLITSVFAQKNTGVWDVFAFGAKGDGKTMDTKAIQTAIDRCHGAGGGKVYLHNGTFLSGTIYLKSHVTLEVEAGATLLGSDRAADYPDQASEYPTYDEDPLTSKAFIYAENARNVTIEGRGTIDGRGSEIDKRGLNDPYLRPSFKYRPRIIHLRGCENVHINHITLQNSASWVQTYQACKNLVIDGITVDSRENKDIEKPRETTARHRNNDGLDLIDCELVRVSNCYINSGDDAICIKSFSPDRASRDITITNCVVSANASGIKIGTETAGRFEDITIQNCTVFDTRGEGIGIMTADGAQIERVNISNITLRNIKRVALFIRLNTRNKLYGKNKVINKPGLRDIVIENIQGTRISSTGCSITGLADYPLENLLLRNINLNFDGGISETESTSPVPEKTDAYPVGTMFGPILPAYGFYVRHVKNITFDQVQLRFAREDQRPAMVFDDADQVVIDHFTAQSSTKTPALIRMVNTRNQLITNSRPSTDIPVFVKN; encoded by the coding sequence ATGAAGCCCGAACACACCAAGAGTAAATCCAAATCGACTAAAATGAATCGCTTGCTCACTATTCTTTTCGCCTGGCTGCTTTTGATAACCAGTGTCTTCGCCCAAAAAAACACCGGCGTTTGGGATGTATTTGCCTTTGGAGCGAAGGGGGATGGTAAAACGATGGATACCAAAGCGATACAAACGGCCATTGATCGATGCCACGGAGCGGGTGGTGGGAAAGTCTATTTGCACAACGGTACGTTTTTGTCCGGGACAATTTATCTGAAAAGTCACGTAACGCTGGAAGTTGAAGCCGGAGCCACGTTACTCGGCAGTGATCGGGCTGCCGATTATCCGGATCAGGCATCGGAGTATCCTACCTACGATGAAGATCCACTCACGAGCAAGGCCTTTATTTACGCTGAAAATGCCCGGAACGTAACGATTGAAGGGCGGGGCACCATTGATGGGCGAGGAAGCGAGATCGACAAACGAGGGCTTAACGATCCTTACCTCAGACCGTCATTTAAGTACCGTCCGCGGATCATTCATTTGCGGGGCTGCGAGAATGTGCACATCAACCATATAACGCTGCAAAATTCAGCGTCCTGGGTTCAGACGTATCAGGCGTGTAAGAATCTGGTTATTGATGGTATTACGGTCGATAGCCGGGAAAATAAAGACATTGAAAAGCCTCGGGAAACAACAGCTCGTCATCGCAATAACGATGGTCTGGATCTGATTGATTGTGAGCTTGTTCGTGTGTCAAATTGCTACATTAACAGCGGTGACGATGCCATTTGCATCAAGAGTTTTTCGCCAGACCGGGCCAGTCGGGATATTACTATTACCAATTGCGTGGTGAGCGCCAACGCATCCGGTATAAAAATCGGGACGGAAACCGCCGGTCGGTTTGAGGACATCACGATCCAGAACTGTACGGTGTTCGACACGCGCGGGGAGGGTATCGGTATTATGACTGCGGATGGCGCCCAGATTGAACGGGTCAACATCTCGAATATCACCTTACGGAATATAAAACGGGTAGCGCTGTTTATCCGGCTAAATACCCGAAACAAGCTGTACGGTAAAAACAAGGTGATCAATAAACCCGGCCTACGGGATATTGTCATCGAAAATATTCAGGGAACCCGGATTTCATCTACTGGCTGCTCCATCACCGGTCTTGCTGACTATCCACTGGAAAATCTGTTGTTACGCAATATCAATTTAAATTTTGATGGGGGCATCAGCGAAACAGAATCAACCAGTCCTGTACCTGAAAAAACAGATGCCTATCCGGTCGGCACGATGTTTGGCCCGATTTTACCCGCTTACGGATTTTACGTTCGTCACGTCAAAAACATTACGTTCGATCAGGTTCAATTGCGATTTGCCAGAGAGGACCAGCGCCCTGCCATGGTATTTGATGATGCCGACCAGGTTGTAATTGACCATTTTACCGCGCAAAGCAGTACGAAAACCCCGGCGTTGATTCGGATGGTAAATACCAGAAATCAACTGATTACCAACAGTCGGCCATCCACTGATATTCCAGTTTTTGTGAAAAATTAA
- a CDS encoding DUF4886 domain-containing protein, protein MIYLRYVRQKRVLLFFLLFTVEAAFSQPTSSAGNSGKHPVRLFLIGNSFSQNATKYLPQLSKEGGHDLVIGRAEIGGSSLQRHWDHVEAAEQNPDDPKGKPYGGKSLKMLLSEGVWDVVTIQQASILSGDVETYRPYARKLYDYVKKLQPNATVVFHQTWAYRTDSKDFSQIAARDSARSAEQMWEKSRAAYHTIANELGIPIIPNGDAFWRINSTAKWAYQKDNTFKYRQPQSPALPDQTHSLHMGYRWDKDKLAFDSHHANDAGCYLGALVWYGFLFDESPVKLTFCPDGIAPDFAKQLRKTAWSTVKKERKTSAYVLADVEN, encoded by the coding sequence ATGATTTATCTCAGATACGTTAGACAGAAACGAGTACTACTTTTCTTCCTGCTTTTTACGGTTGAAGCGGCCTTTTCGCAGCCGACATCATCGGCTGGCAACAGTGGAAAGCACCCAGTACGCTTATTTCTTATCGGAAATAGTTTTTCGCAGAATGCAACAAAATACCTGCCCCAGTTAAGCAAAGAGGGGGGGCATGATCTCGTCATTGGACGTGCCGAAATTGGGGGTAGTTCGCTGCAAAGGCACTGGGATCATGTAGAAGCCGCCGAACAGAATCCGGATGACCCCAAAGGCAAACCATATGGAGGAAAATCCCTGAAGATGCTGTTGTCAGAAGGAGTCTGGGATGTCGTTACCATTCAGCAGGCTTCCATCCTTTCCGGTGATGTGGAAACGTATCGGCCCTACGCGCGAAAGCTGTATGATTACGTCAAAAAATTACAGCCTAATGCTACTGTTGTTTTCCATCAGACCTGGGCGTATCGGACTGATTCAAAAGATTTTAGCCAAATCGCAGCCAGAGATTCTGCCCGGAGTGCGGAGCAAATGTGGGAGAAGTCGAGAGCGGCTTACCACACCATTGCCAACGAATTAGGCATTCCGATCATTCCGAATGGCGACGCGTTCTGGCGGATCAATTCGACGGCTAAATGGGCTTACCAAAAAGACAATACGTTTAAGTATCGTCAGCCGCAATCGCCCGCCCTTCCCGATCAGACTCATTCCTTGCATATGGGCTACCGCTGGGATAAAGACAAACTGGCTTTTGATTCCCACCATGCCAATGACGCAGGTTGCTATCTGGGCGCCCTGGTTTGGTACGGTTTCCTATTTGACGAATCGCCGGTTAAACTGACCTTTTGTCCTGATGGAATTGCGCCCGATTTTGCGAAGCAGTTGCGAAAAACGGCCTGGTCAACGGTGAAAAAGGAACGGAAAACATCGGCTTACGTGCTGGCGGATGTCGAAAACTAA